One stretch of Roseimicrobium sp. ORNL1 DNA includes these proteins:
- a CDS encoding alpha/beta hydrolase produces MIKLIKSIGRTLAIALLTCVVFLLSCQSKIIYYPRPYDTAQVKAFEGEGGRKLEYTTSQGKQTAFYLPPQEGANPSQPPPFVWFVFGGNGSLSLDYSDEPPFWDKKLGYVFVDYPGYGMCQGSPNPKRIGENAVTVAEKMRKEFGWTEEELRARSGVFGHSIGCASALIMADDMHLRRAVLCAPFTSLTDMGRVVLGWPLCYINMHRFDNVARLNSITARGNAEVRIFHGTHDEVIPVRMAHTLRDRFPKQIRYTEMNKSHHNDVVTDAREDIGRAIRELSTPASTPD; encoded by the coding sequence ATGATCAAACTCATCAAGTCGATTGGCCGTACCCTGGCCATCGCGCTGCTCACCTGTGTCGTGTTTCTCCTCTCCTGCCAGTCCAAGATCATCTACTACCCGCGTCCCTATGACACGGCACAGGTGAAGGCATTCGAAGGCGAGGGCGGCCGAAAACTGGAATACACCACCTCGCAGGGAAAGCAGACCGCCTTCTACCTGCCACCGCAGGAGGGCGCGAACCCTTCGCAGCCGCCGCCGTTTGTCTGGTTTGTGTTCGGCGGGAACGGCTCGCTTTCCCTGGACTACTCCGATGAACCACCCTTCTGGGACAAGAAGCTGGGCTATGTCTTCGTGGACTATCCTGGCTATGGCATGTGCCAGGGCAGCCCCAACCCCAAGCGCATCGGGGAAAACGCCGTGACCGTGGCAGAGAAGATGCGCAAAGAGTTTGGTTGGACCGAGGAGGAATTGCGCGCCCGCAGCGGCGTCTTTGGCCACTCCATCGGCTGTGCCAGCGCCCTCATCATGGCGGATGACATGCACCTGCGCCGCGCCGTGCTATGCGCCCCCTTCACCTCCCTCACGGACATGGGCAGGGTCGTCCTGGGCTGGCCCCTGTGCTACATCAACATGCACCGGTTCGACAATGTGGCGCGGCTGAACTCCATCACCGCACGGGGAAACGCTGAGGTGCGCATCTTCCATGGCACTCACGATGAGGTGATTCCCGTGCGCATGGCCCACACCCTGCGCGACCGTTTCCCCAAGCAGATCCGCTACACGGAAATGAACAAAAGCCATCACAACGACGTCGTAACAGACGCGCGCGAGGACATCGGGCGGGCCATCCGGGAGCTGTCCACCCCCGCGTCCACACCGGACTAA
- a CDS encoding tetratricopeptide repeat protein yields the protein MSKKPQSVDELCTQGERLLDLGRNAQALRALEKAATLDPHSTTAHFYLALAKMRLDRLDEAEWHARKVLRLNPREGNAHLNLGVIFHKKGNDRLAAVHYKRELALRPESMEAHYNLGLISFSRNRWSAARRHLEICWRKRHQADKLENDLAWCAQKVGDLDLEAEIYRKALAKDPNDTWALNNAGAVCMDREQYRKARALLERAAALDPHDRRVRRNLKRTLTLMQS from the coding sequence ATGAGCAAGAAGCCTCAATCGGTCGACGAGCTGTGCACCCAAGGCGAGCGCCTGCTGGATCTCGGCCGGAATGCACAAGCTCTTCGCGCACTGGAAAAAGCCGCCACGCTCGATCCGCATTCCACCACGGCACACTTTTATCTCGCCCTGGCCAAGATGCGCCTCGACCGTTTGGACGAAGCTGAGTGGCACGCGCGAAAGGTTCTGCGGCTTAATCCCCGCGAAGGCAACGCGCACCTGAATTTGGGCGTGATCTTCCACAAGAAGGGCAATGACCGGCTCGCCGCCGTGCACTACAAGCGCGAGCTCGCGCTGCGCCCCGAGAGCATGGAAGCGCACTACAATCTGGGTTTGATCAGCTTCAGCCGGAACCGATGGAGCGCCGCTCGCAGGCACCTTGAGATCTGCTGGAGAAAGCGGCATCAGGCGGACAAGTTGGAGAATGATCTCGCATGGTGCGCACAGAAGGTGGGTGATTTGGATCTCGAAGCTGAGATCTACCGCAAAGCCCTGGCCAAAGATCCCAACGACACCTGGGCGCTAAACAATGCGGGAGCCGTCTGCATGGACCGTGAGCAATACCGCAAAGCGCGTGCCCTTCTGGAGCGCGCCGCGGCCTTGGATCCCCACGACCGGAGGGTGCGGCGGAACCTCAAGAGAACCCTGACATTGATGCAGTCATGA